The Corvus cornix cornix isolate S_Up_H32 chromosome 12, ASM73873v5, whole genome shotgun sequence genome includes a window with the following:
- the NOL8 gene encoding nucleolar protein 8 isoform X6 has protein sequence MEKEQVSKRLYVGGLGHTVSKAELEERFGKFGRVLEAEIITRKDDQGNPTKTFAYISVNISDADLRKCMSILNKTKWKGGTLQIELAKESFLQRLATEREEAKLQKEKPQRNDQMCLLESLKKTGVVDFHMRAVPGTEVPDHKKWVVGKFGRVLPILHLRNQQKNKVVKYDPSKYCHNLRKLEPDLAHAAPVSQLTWHLEGGDDSTTRKRRGEFPGMRKPLKKRRQLGSEALNGAALSSGCPKHTDSPQLNQKSKPKPSEELELLPARRLDGRIPGRGLLPDQSNANGVAAKNNTSVSDSDIDSEEEIRAMVKKETERHKAENVETGSEHLEVVGDNFELKYSSHWSLSNSDAMKKAIKGSNREKETMECDNGYDSADTDEIIAESKTPEDSKQGKVKNKEILAKKKCSLVNGSSLKTHSLKEERIERKGKMNKSKIAALQSTATSSTTEIHDSDSSCSESEKGKSEISSDYESMMQNCYRLDLTLDDLKALATENTGTPAGGSGSAQSPCQSSAEDNPKDNIVNKAKLPKFHPAVKKKGVCPEDVLADILAGEEDAVEESSKGQNNSHLKYQPFRGMGSLCVKELSKDSTELKKKSVESLGLEACTSYCGEESSKNQPKNHPSCSLEVSSKKRHKMPCEQHKELSAAASSAAGSRPHLQGKNKGVSSLQDQNSEHGAAAASTDQSDGSSDTDSDAAGAQEHIKQQLKSPKRLSKTFKRNTCKKNPECEGNEGGNGKTSLLEDKELCLHAAASKEPSTIEKQLQDNQRRLAALEERYRERELQKKLIQGALSNLDKQPAEKHKHIIFDSDEENEAEVDEMLKKDASSGNMHGEDKSASKPSGRLFDSSEDEQEDADDERFKIKPQFEGKAGEKLLKLQSRFGTDERFRMDARFLESDSEEEAETNSLKADEEEELAAEKKKNLQILGSLLNINLEQPKPNKTATSVKKFKDINALRYDPTREDHAVFERKPSATEKER, from the exons ATGGAGAAGGAACAGGTTTCCAAACGTTTGTATGTTGGAGGGCTTGGCCATACGGTTTCCAAGGCTGAACTGGAAGAAAGATTTGGCAAGTTTGGGCGTGTTTTGGAGGCAGAGATCATTACCAGAAAAGATGATCAGG GGAACCCTACGAAAACTTTTGCCTACATCAGTGTCAACATTTCTGATGCAGATCTGAGAAAGT GCATGtcaattttaaataaaacaaaatggaaagggGGGACCCTGCAAATTGAGTTGGCCAAAGAAAGCTTTTTGCAGAG GCTGGCCACGGAGAGGGAGGaagcaaagctgcagaaagaaaaaccacagagaaatgACCAAATGTGTCTGTTGGAATCACTGAAAAAGACTGGAGTTGTGGATTTCCACATGAGAGCAGTACCAGGTACAGAGGTGCCAGATCATAAG aagtGGGTTGTTGGAAAATTTGGCAGAGTCTTGCCTATCCTGCACCTCAGGaatcaacaaaaaaataaa GTGGTGAAATATGACCCCTCAAAGTACTGCCATAACCTTAGGAAGCTGGAGCCAGACCTGGCACATGCAGCTCCTGTATCCCAGCTCACCTGGCACCTGGAAGGGGGAGATGACAGCACAACCAGGAAGCGGCGAGGGGAATTCCCTGGGATGAGAAAACCACTGAAGAAACGGAGGCAGCTGGGCAGCGAGGCCTTGaatggagcagctctgtcctcTGGGTGTCCAAAACACACAGACTCACCACAGCTCAACCAGAAATCAAAACCCAAACCTAGTGAGGAGTTGGAGTTGCTTCCAGCAAGGAGGCTTGATGGGAGGATACCAGGGAGAGGTTTATTACCAGATCAAAGCAATGCAAATGGAGTTGCAGCCAAAAATAACACAAGTGTTTCTGATAGTGACATTGATTCTGAAGAGGAGATCAGAGCAATggtaaaaaaagagacagaaagacaTAAAGCTGAAAATGTTGAGACTGGAAGTGAGCACTTGGAAGTTGTTGGGGATAATTTTGAGTTAAAATACAGTAGTCATTGGTCCTTAAGCAATTCAGATGCCATGAAGAAAGCTATCAAAGGAAgtaacagagagaaagagactATGGAGTGTGATAATGGTTATGATTCAGCAGATACAGATGAAATTATTGCTGAAAGTAAAACTCCAGAAGATTCTAAACAGGGGaaggtgaaaaataaagaaatattagctaaaaaaaaatgcagtttggtAAATGGCTCCTCACTGAAAACTCATAGTTTAAAAGAAGAGCGCattgaaagaaaagggaaaatgaacaAATCCAAAATTGCTGCCTTGCAGAGTACAGCAACCAGCAGTACAACAGAGATACATGATAGTGACAGCTCTTGCTCAGAGTCTGAGAAAGGGAAGTCTGAAATCAGCTCTGATTATGAGTCCATGATGCAAAACTGTTATCGCTTAGACCTGACCTTGGATGACTTAAAAGCACTGGCTACAGAAAACACTGGGACACCTGCAGGGGGGTCAGGCAGTGCACAGAGTCCTTGTCAGTCCAGTGCTGAAGATAATCCCAAGGATAATATtgtaaataaagcaaaacttCCTAAATTTCAtcctgcagttaaaaaaaaaggtgtctgTCCTGAAGATGTTCTGGCTGATATTTTAGCAGGGGAGGAGGATGCTGTTGAGGAAAGCTCCAAGGGacaaaataattcacatttGAAATACCAGCCCTTCAGAGGAATGGGGTCCCTTTGTGTAAAAGAGTTAAGTAAGGACAGCACTGAGTTAAAGAAGAAGTCTGTAGAAAGTTTGGGACTTGAAGCTTGTACATCTTATTGTGGGGAGGAGTCATCCAAAAATCAGCCAAAGAACCATCCATCGTGTTCACTTGAAGTCAGCAGCAAAAAGAGACACAAAATGCCTTGTGAACAACACAAGGAGCtgtcagctgctgcctcctcagcaGCTGGCTCCAGGCCTCATTTGCAAGGGAAGAACAAAGGTGTGAGTTCTCTACAAGACCAAAACTCAGagcatggagctgctgctgccagtacTGATCAGAGTGATGGGAGCAGTGACACGGACAGTGATGCTGCAGGGGCCCAGGAACACAttaaacagcagctgaagagccCAAAACGGCTTTCCAAAACATTTAAGAGGaatacatgcaaaaaaaatccagaatgtGAAGGTAATGAAGGTGGGAATGGGAAGACAAGCCTTCTGGAAGATAAGGAGCTTTGTCTTCATGCTGCTGCCTCAAAAGAGCCTAGTACAATAGAGAAACAGCTCCAGGACAACCAGAGGaggctggcagctctggaagagagatacagagagagagaattaCAGAAGAAACTCATTCAAGGAGCTCTTTCTAATCTG GATAAGCAGCCAGcagaaaagcacaaacacaTCATATTCGATTCCGATgaggaaaatgaagctgaagTGGATGAGATGTTGAAAAAAGATGCAAGTTCAGGAAATATGCATGGAGAA GATAAGTCAGCTTCCAAACCTTCGGGCAGACTGTTTGATAGCAGTGAGGATGAGCAAGAGGATGCAGATGATGAGCGATTCAAAATTAAGCCCCAGTTTGAAGGCAAAGCTGGTGAAAAA CTCCTGAAGCTGCAATCCCGCTTTGGCACCGATGAAAGGTTTCGCATGGATGCTCGCTTCCTTGAGAGTGACAGTGAAGAAGAAG caGAGACAAACAGCCTGAAAGCAGATGAAGAAGAGGAGcttgctgcagagaaaaagaaaaatctgcaaataCTGGGAAGCCTCCTGAATATCAACCTGGAGCAGCCCAAGCCAAATAAAACAGCCACGAGTGTGAAGAAATTCAA AGATATTAATGCCCTCCGTTATGACCCCACAAGAGAGGACCATGCAGTTTTTGAAAGGAAACCAAGTGCTACAGAAAAGGAGAGGTAG